Proteins from one Phyllobacterium zundukense genomic window:
- a CDS encoding IS481 family transposase: protein MNIHKNARLTRYGRERIVSQVEGGQTPQAVAEAAGVCPRTVRKWVDRYRREGLSGLEDRSSRPHRLRRPTPEAIVGTIERLRRQRWTGKQIAAEVGVSPATVSRVLRRLGLNKLSALDPEPVRRYEREHPGELIHLDIKKLGRIGSVGHRITGRQTGVVNRHLGIGWEFVHVCIDDASRVAFVQVMPDERKESAVAFLEAAVAYYAKLGICIERVMTDNGSCYRSKAFRTACKRLGLRQVFTRPYTPKTNGKAERFIQTSLREWAYARAYNNSQERTEELPHWLHRYNWHRPHGSLGSKPPISRLGLDRDNLLRFHS from the coding sequence ATGAACATCCACAAGAATGCCCGTCTTACGCGGTATGGTCGAGAGCGAATTGTGAGCCAGGTCGAGGGCGGGCAGACGCCGCAGGCCGTTGCCGAAGCCGCAGGCGTGTGCCCGCGGACGGTGCGCAAATGGGTCGATCGGTATCGCCGCGAGGGCTTGAGCGGACTGGAGGATCGTTCGTCGCGACCACATCGCTTGCGCCGGCCGACCCCTGAAGCCATTGTCGGGACGATTGAGCGGTTACGCCGCCAGCGTTGGACAGGCAAGCAGATCGCTGCCGAGGTCGGCGTCTCGCCGGCAACTGTCAGCCGTGTTCTGCGCCGGTTGGGCCTCAACAAACTGAGCGCCCTGGATCCCGAACCCGTGCGCCGCTATGAACGGGAACATCCGGGCGAACTCATTCATCTCGACATTAAGAAGCTTGGCCGTATTGGCTCGGTGGGACACCGCATCACCGGACGGCAAACGGGCGTTGTCAACCGCCATCTGGGCATCGGCTGGGAGTTCGTCCACGTCTGCATTGATGACGCTTCGCGGGTCGCTTTTGTGCAGGTCATGCCAGATGAGCGCAAAGAGAGCGCCGTTGCCTTCCTGGAGGCTGCCGTCGCCTACTATGCGAAGCTGGGTATCTGTATCGAGCGCGTGATGACCGACAACGGGTCATGCTACCGGTCAAAGGCTTTCCGCACAGCCTGCAAACGTCTGGGCTTGCGTCAAGTCTTCACAAGACCATACACGCCTAAGACCAATGGTAAGGCCGAACGCTTCATTCAGACGAGCCTACGCGAATGGGCTTACGCTCGTGCTTACAACAACTCTCAAGAACGCACGGAGGAGCTGCCGCACTGGCTTCATCGCTACAATTGGCACAGGCCGCACGGCAGTTTAGGATCAAAACCACCTATCAGCCGTCTCGGCCTGGATCGGGACAACCTGTTGAGGTTCCACAGCTAG
- a CDS encoding ABC transporter ATP-binding protein has translation MGSLKIENIRKSFGQVDVLKGIDLEVKDGEFVIFVGPSGCGKSTLLRVIAGLEDATSGDILIDGKKVNNTPPAKRGIAMVFQTYALYPHLSVRDNMGLGLKQAGKPADEIKERIGIASNMLSLDAYLERRPAELSGGQRQRVAIGRAIVREPQLFLFDEPLSNLDAALRVNTRIEIARLHRQLKATMIYVTHDQVEAMTLADKIVVLNQGRIEQVGSPMELYNSPQTVFVAGFIGSPQMNLIDATKLGQSGAKTIGIRPEHIQVSKTSGEWKGSVIHVEHLGADTIIYLQTDFGPLTVRLFGEHNYDVDGVLYATPDAGRTYRFDDQGQVIKG, from the coding sequence TTGGGTTCTTTGAAAATTGAAAATATCCGCAAGTCCTTCGGGCAGGTCGATGTCCTGAAAGGCATCGACCTTGAGGTCAAGGATGGCGAGTTCGTGATTTTTGTCGGGCCGTCCGGTTGCGGCAAATCCACATTGCTGAGGGTTATTGCGGGGCTCGAGGATGCGACATCGGGTGACATCCTGATTGATGGCAAGAAGGTCAACAACACGCCGCCTGCCAAGCGCGGCATTGCCATGGTTTTCCAGACCTATGCGCTTTACCCGCACCTCTCCGTTCGCGACAATATGGGCCTCGGCTTGAAGCAGGCAGGTAAGCCAGCAGACGAAATCAAGGAGCGCATCGGGATCGCCTCGAATATGTTGTCGCTCGATGCTTATCTCGAACGCCGCCCGGCAGAACTGTCCGGTGGCCAACGCCAGCGCGTCGCCATTGGCCGTGCCATCGTTCGCGAGCCGCAACTGTTCCTTTTCGACGAGCCGCTGTCGAACCTCGATGCCGCGCTACGCGTCAATACGCGTATCGAGATCGCGCGTCTGCACCGGCAACTCAAGGCAACCATGATCTACGTGACGCATGATCAGGTTGAGGCGATGACACTTGCCGACAAGATCGTAGTGCTGAACCAGGGCAGGATCGAACAGGTTGGCTCACCGATGGAGCTCTACAATTCACCGCAGACAGTCTTCGTCGCCGGTTTTATCGGGTCGCCGCAAATGAACCTGATCGATGCAACCAAGCTCGGCCAGAGTGGAGCGAAAACCATCGGTATCCGTCCAGAGCACATTCAGGTCAGCAAGACATCCGGCGAATGGAAAGGTTCGGTGATCCATGTCGAACATCTCGGGGCTGATACGATCATCTACCTCCAGACAGATTTCGGCCCGCTGACCGTTCGCCTCTTCGGCGAGCACAATTACGATGTCGACGGCGTGCTCTATGCCACTCCGGATGCCGGCCGGACCTACCGGTTTGATGACCAGGGACAGGTCATCAAGGGATAA
- a CDS encoding carbohydrate ABC transporter permease, whose protein sequence is MAKPTASPVRTGLVHLALIIYTLIALFPVFLTVINSFKDRSSIFRDPLGLPTPSTFSLIGYQTVLGQGDFVLYFQNSFIVTGVSIFFVLLFGAMAAFALSEYRFRGNTLIGLYLALGIMIPIRLGTVAILQGMVAAGLVNTLTALILVYTAQGLPLAVFILTEFMQTVSDDLKNAGRIDGLSEYSIFFRLVLPLVRPAMATVAVFTMIPIWNDLWFPLILAPSDATKTVTLGSQVFIGQFVTNWNAVLAALTLAIVPVLVLYLIFSRQLIRGITSGAVK, encoded by the coding sequence ATGGCAAAGCCAACAGCATCGCCCGTCCGCACCGGTCTCGTCCATCTGGCGCTCATCATCTATACGCTTATCGCGTTGTTTCCGGTGTTCCTTACCGTCATCAATTCCTTCAAGGACAGGAGTTCGATCTTCCGCGATCCATTGGGTCTGCCAACGCCTTCGACGTTCAGCCTCATCGGCTATCAGACGGTTCTAGGACAGGGGGATTTCGTTCTGTATTTCCAGAACAGCTTCATCGTCACCGGTGTTTCGATCTTCTTCGTCTTGCTGTTTGGAGCAATGGCGGCCTTTGCGCTGTCGGAATACCGCTTCCGCGGCAATACGCTGATTGGGCTTTACCTCGCGCTCGGCATCATGATTCCGATCCGTTTGGGAACCGTTGCTATCTTGCAAGGCATGGTTGCTGCGGGATTGGTCAACACGCTCACCGCGCTCATCCTTGTTTACACCGCTCAGGGTCTGCCGCTGGCGGTCTTCATTCTCACCGAATTCATGCAAACCGTTTCGGACGATCTGAAGAACGCCGGGCGCATCGATGGCCTCTCGGAATATTCGATCTTCTTCCGCCTGGTGCTGCCGCTGGTGAGGCCAGCGATGGCGACCGTCGCCGTCTTCACGATGATCCCGATCTGGAACGATCTGTGGTTCCCGCTCATCCTTGCGCCCAGCGACGCCACCAAGACCGTAACGCTCGGTAGCCAGGTGTTTATTGGTCAGTTCGTCACCAACTGGAATGCAGTGCTCGCGGCGCTGACGCTGGCGATCGTCCCGGTCCTCGTTCTCTATCTTATCTTCTCGCGCCAGTTGATCCGCGGCATCACTTCGGGAGCAGTCAAATGA
- a CDS encoding carbohydrate ABC transporter permease → MTTVAEISIDRAEDRHRRRWHILVFLAPALLVYTAVMILPLIETLRLSLFNVKDNQSIFVGFGNFQVLFGDPRWAASFWNALRNNFVFFLIHMLVQNPIGVALAALLSVPKLRFGAFYRTAMFLPTLLSFVIVGFIWKLILSPIWGVSPFLLDLVGLKSLFSPWLGKPGSALIAVSLISVWQYVGIPMMLIYAAMLNIPEEVLEAAECDGVTGWSQFWKIKLPLILPSIGIISILTFVGNFNAFDLVYTVQGALAGPDGATDILGTLLYRTFFGFQLQIGDKSMGATIATVMFLIILSGVCLYLFAIQRRMRRYQF, encoded by the coding sequence ATGACCACAGTCGCAGAAATATCGATCGATCGAGCTGAGGACAGACACCGTCGGCGCTGGCACATTCTGGTGTTTTTGGCGCCCGCTTTGCTCGTCTATACGGCTGTGATGATCCTGCCGCTCATCGAAACGCTGCGGCTTTCCCTGTTCAACGTTAAAGACAATCAAAGCATCTTTGTCGGCTTCGGCAATTTCCAGGTGCTCTTCGGCGATCCGCGTTGGGCCGCCAGTTTCTGGAATGCGCTCCGCAACAACTTCGTTTTCTTCCTGATCCACATGCTGGTGCAGAACCCCATCGGGGTGGCGCTTGCCGCGCTGCTGTCCGTGCCGAAGCTGCGCTTTGGTGCCTTCTATCGCACGGCGATGTTCCTGCCGACGCTTCTGTCCTTCGTGATCGTCGGCTTTATCTGGAAGCTTATTCTGTCGCCGATATGGGGCGTTTCACCTTTCCTGCTCGATCTGGTCGGGTTGAAATCTCTCTTTTCGCCATGGCTCGGTAAACCGGGCAGCGCGCTGATAGCCGTGTCGCTGATCTCGGTCTGGCAGTATGTCGGCATTCCGATGATGCTGATCTATGCAGCCATGCTCAACATTCCCGAAGAAGTTCTTGAGGCGGCCGAATGCGATGGCGTGACCGGATGGAGCCAGTTCTGGAAGATCAAGCTGCCGCTGATCCTGCCATCCATCGGCATCATCTCCATTCTGACTTTCGTCGGCAATTTCAATGCTTTCGATCTGGTTTATACCGTGCAAGGTGCGCTCGCCGGACCGGACGGCGCGACGGATATTCTCGGTACCTTGCTCTACCGAACCTTCTTCGGTTTCCAGCTGCAGATTGGCGACAAATCCATGGGCGCGACAATCGCGACGGTGATGTTCCTCATCATCCTGTCGGGCGTCTGCCTCTACCTTTTCGCCATCCAGCGGCGCATGCGCCGCTACCAGTTCTAG
- a CDS encoding ArnT family glycosyltransferase has translation MTSSDLAPGGGTKLRASHYLLLVFICLVSFVPGIASIPPLDRDEARYVQATHQMAESGDYVDIRFQDASRYKKPVGIYWLQSAALKLTGYNNDAPVWIYRLVSVTGATIAVLGTAALGAFLFGQSAGLMAGIALAAIVMLGFEARVAKTDATVLATVVIAQGALASIWMASRKQAAAKWAPAVIFWVATAAGVLIKGPITPFVSLLTMGSLSLFCREWRWLKRLKPLSGVLILLAIVLPWLILITLKSGGAFFNESVNKDFLSKVGDAQESHGAPPGYFALIFVVFIWPFGVLAIRGGLQALSRLREDPRLAFLIAWYIPFWLVTELIPTKLPHYILPAYPALLLMMAWAIDTGVAAQPYRGRWQIWVERLTLLGLAAATLGFMGAGLVLPYVMTGSFSFPGIIAFFTAAAAGVFASGLVFNHNLKRALQASATFAIITLTLLTCGVVPALTPIWLSPAIANAFNAAKPCDNSVLASASYAEPSLVFLAGTKTVLTDGAGAAKHLTDDPACAISAVDEREHDTFIKALPQGEKSVAAVATVSGINYSKGRKTTITLYKAAQ, from the coding sequence ATGACCTCTTCGGACCTCGCTCCTGGCGGTGGCACAAAACTTCGCGCCAGCCATTATCTGCTGCTGGTTTTCATCTGCCTCGTCTCCTTCGTACCCGGCATCGCCTCGATTCCGCCGCTCGACCGCGATGAAGCACGATACGTGCAGGCGACGCACCAGATGGCTGAAAGCGGCGACTATGTCGACATCCGCTTTCAAGACGCATCGCGCTACAAGAAGCCAGTTGGCATTTACTGGCTGCAGAGCGCTGCGCTCAAGCTCACAGGTTACAATAACGATGCCCCGGTATGGATCTATCGACTGGTCTCTGTGACCGGCGCTACGATTGCGGTGCTCGGCACGGCTGCTCTGGGAGCATTCCTTTTTGGTCAAAGCGCCGGCCTTATGGCCGGTATCGCCCTTGCAGCGATCGTCATGCTGGGCTTCGAGGCCCGCGTGGCAAAGACCGACGCGACGGTGCTGGCGACGGTCGTCATCGCACAGGGTGCGCTTGCCTCGATCTGGATGGCAAGCCGCAAGCAGGCTGCAGCCAAATGGGCACCAGCAGTGATCTTCTGGGTGGCAACCGCAGCCGGTGTGCTGATCAAAGGTCCTATCACTCCCTTTGTCAGTCTTTTGACGATGGGCTCTCTCAGCCTTTTCTGCCGCGAGTGGCGATGGCTGAAACGCCTGAAGCCATTAAGCGGTGTCCTCATCCTGCTGGCAATCGTGCTGCCATGGCTCATCCTGATCACGCTGAAAAGCGGCGGTGCCTTCTTCAACGAATCCGTCAACAAGGATTTCCTGTCGAAGGTTGGCGACGCGCAGGAAAGCCACGGCGCGCCGCCAGGCTATTTCGCCCTGATCTTCGTCGTGTTCATCTGGCCATTCGGCGTGCTCGCTATTCGCGGCGGTCTGCAGGCGTTGAGCCGATTGCGCGAGGATCCGCGCCTTGCTTTCCTGATTGCCTGGTACATTCCATTCTGGCTGGTAACCGAGCTTATCCCAACGAAGTTGCCCCACTATATCCTGCCCGCTTACCCGGCCCTGCTGTTGATGATGGCTTGGGCGATCGACACTGGTGTAGCCGCCCAACCCTATCGCGGCCGCTGGCAAATCTGGGTCGAGCGGCTGACGCTTCTTGGCCTTGCCGCTGCGACACTCGGCTTCATGGGCGCTGGGCTTGTCCTGCCCTACGTCATGACCGGATCATTTTCGTTTCCGGGGATCATTGCCTTCTTTACCGCAGCTGCCGCCGGTGTCTTTGCCAGCGGTCTTGTGTTCAATCACAACCTCAAGCGCGCGCTGCAAGCCTCTGCAACCTTTGCGATTATTACGCTCACGTTGCTTACATGTGGCGTCGTTCCGGCACTGACACCGATCTGGCTCAGCCCGGCCATTGCCAATGCGTTCAATGCTGCCAAGCCGTGCGACAACAGCGTACTGGCTTCTGCCAGCTATGCCGAGCCGAGCCTGGTGTTTCTTGCCGGGACGAAAACGGTCCTCACCGACGGTGCAGGCGCGGCCAAGCATCTCACCGACGATCCGGCCTGTGCGATTTCAGCAGTCGACGAACGTGAACACGACACCTTCATCAAGGCTCTGCCGCAGGGCGAGAAGTCGGTTGCTGCAGTGGCGACTGTCAGCGGCATCAACTACAGCAAGGGCCGCAAGACGACCATTACGCTGTACAAGGCCGCGCAATAA
- a CDS encoding glycosyltransferase family 2 protein codes for MSNPAITIVIPCRNEAANLAFLLDEVDAAMEGRSYEVIVVDDGSTDLTGEALGERIKAGKPLRHIRHDKSAGQSAAVRSGVFAARGKVVVTMDGDGQNNPAYLPRLADALLQAGPAIGIAAGQRLKRTDTKLKQLASKYANKLRSAILKDNTRDSGCGLKALHTQLFRELPFFDGWHRYLPALVIREGYGVVHVDVLDRERRHGKSNYGILDRGLRGILDLYGVWWLRKRRKTVPTITEISHG; via the coding sequence TTGAGCAATCCGGCAATTACGATCGTCATTCCGTGCCGCAATGAGGCCGCCAATCTAGCCTTTCTCCTCGATGAAGTGGATGCAGCCATGGAAGGCCGCAGCTACGAAGTGATCGTCGTCGACGATGGCTCCACAGACTTGACGGGTGAAGCATTGGGCGAGCGGATCAAGGCCGGGAAGCCTCTGCGCCATATTCGTCACGACAAGTCTGCGGGGCAAAGTGCGGCCGTTCGCTCGGGCGTATTTGCGGCAAGGGGTAAGGTCGTGGTCACCATGGATGGCGACGGACAGAACAACCCTGCCTACCTGCCACGACTGGCCGATGCACTGCTGCAGGCCGGTCCGGCAATCGGGATCGCAGCAGGGCAGCGCCTGAAGCGTACCGACACGAAACTGAAGCAGCTCGCATCGAAATATGCCAACAAGCTGCGCAGCGCGATCCTGAAGGACAATACGCGCGACAGCGGCTGCGGTCTTAAGGCACTGCACACCCAGCTTTTCCGCGAATTGCCTTTCTTCGATGGCTGGCACCGCTATCTGCCTGCATTGGTGATCCGTGAAGGCTATGGCGTCGTGCATGTCGATGTCCTCGATCGCGAACGCCGTCACGGTAAATCAAACTACGGCATTCTCGACCGCGGCCTGCGCGGTATTCTCGACCTTTATGGCGTCTGGTGGCTGCGCAAGCGCCGCAAGACCGTTCCAACGATTACGGAGATCAGTCATGGCTGA
- a CDS encoding lipid-A-disaccharide synthase N-terminal domain-containing protein codes for MADAITNWLHSVFVAQFDAWILLGFFAQGCFTMRFVVQWIASERAKRSVVPVTFWFFSLFGGMLLFVYAVVRKDPVFIAGQGLGLIVYIRNLWLIANEKKAMTLDT; via the coding sequence ATGGCTGATGCTATTACCAATTGGCTGCACTCGGTTTTCGTGGCCCAATTCGACGCCTGGATTCTGCTGGGCTTTTTTGCGCAGGGCTGTTTCACCATGCGTTTCGTCGTGCAGTGGATTGCCTCCGAACGCGCCAAACGCAGCGTCGTACCGGTGACGTTCTGGTTCTTCTCGCTGTTTGGCGGCATGCTGCTTTTTGTCTACGCGGTCGTACGCAAGGATCCGGTGTTCATCGCCGGTCAAGGCCTCGGACTTATTGTCTATATTCGCAATCTCTGGCTTATCGCCAATGAGAAGAAGGCGATGACGCTGGACACGTGA
- a CDS encoding UDP-glucose dehydrogenase family protein — protein sequence MKIAMIGTGYVGLVSGVCFAEFGFQVTCVDKNPAIIDRLQAGEVTIYEPGLDELLVRNARDGRLTFTTELAETVADADVIFVAVGTPSRRGDGEADLQYIHAAADEIAAAMKPNAVIVIKSTVVVGTNADVRARIAKARPDVPFSMVSNPEFLREGSAVEDFLRPDRVVVGVHDEAGAAAMKRVYRPLYLRETPMIVTTLENAEIIKYAANAFLAMKVTFINEVADLCEKAGGNVQDVARAIGMDNRIGSKFLHAGPGFGGSCFPKDTRAYAATGRKMDAPQTLIEQVVTVNEQRKRSMAERVIEAARRTGAKSVAVLGIAFKPNTDDIRESPALDIVPALQKAGLSVRAHDPEAREAAEPVLHDVTWCKSAYEAVDGAGITLLLTEWNAYRALDLKRVSTLMSGKLLFDLRNVFNAQDLEGSGLEYHSVGRPLVGKSANT from the coding sequence ATGAAGATTGCGATGATCGGGACCGGTTATGTCGGTCTGGTGTCAGGTGTCTGCTTTGCCGAATTCGGCTTTCAGGTCACTTGTGTCGATAAAAACCCGGCTATTATCGACCGGTTGCAGGCTGGCGAGGTTACGATCTACGAACCCGGCCTCGATGAACTGCTGGTACGCAATGCGCGCGACGGCCGTCTGACATTCACGACTGAACTCGCCGAGACCGTCGCCGATGCCGATGTGATCTTCGTTGCGGTCGGTACACCCTCACGGCGCGGCGATGGTGAAGCCGACCTGCAATATATCCACGCGGCTGCCGATGAAATCGCCGCGGCGATGAAGCCCAATGCTGTCATCGTCATCAAGTCCACCGTGGTCGTGGGCACCAACGCCGATGTGCGGGCGCGCATCGCCAAGGCACGGCCCGACGTGCCGTTCTCCATGGTCTCCAATCCGGAGTTCTTGCGTGAAGGTTCGGCCGTCGAAGACTTCCTGCGGCCAGACCGTGTCGTGGTCGGCGTTCATGATGAGGCCGGCGCGGCGGCCATGAAGCGCGTCTATCGTCCGCTCTATCTGCGCGAAACGCCGATGATCGTCACGACCCTGGAAAATGCCGAGATTATCAAATATGCCGCCAACGCCTTCCTGGCCATGAAGGTCACCTTCATCAACGAGGTGGCTGACCTTTGCGAAAAGGCTGGAGGGAACGTACAGGACGTGGCGCGGGCCATCGGCATGGACAACCGCATAGGTTCGAAGTTCCTGCATGCGGGGCCGGGATTTGGCGGGTCGTGTTTTCCGAAGGATACACGTGCCTATGCTGCTACCGGCCGCAAGATGGATGCACCCCAAACCCTTATCGAACAGGTCGTCACGGTCAACGAACAGCGCAAGCGTTCCATGGCCGAGCGGGTAATCGAAGCAGCAAGGCGGACCGGTGCGAAATCCGTTGCCGTGCTCGGCATCGCCTTCAAGCCCAACACGGACGATATTCGCGAATCGCCGGCGCTCGACATTGTTCCAGCCCTGCAGAAAGCGGGCCTAAGTGTGCGAGCGCACGATCCAGAGGCGCGAGAGGCAGCAGAACCGGTCCTGCACGATGTCACCTGGTGCAAGTCCGCCTACGAGGCTGTCGACGGGGCGGGCATTACACTATTACTGACTGAATGGAATGCCTACCGTGCACTCGACCTCAAGCGGGTCTCTACGCTTATGAGCGGCAAACTCCTGTTCGATCTGCGCAATGTCTTCAACGCGCAAGATCTTGAAGGCTCTGGCCTGGAATACCACTCTGTCGGACGACCTCTTGTGGGGAAAAGCGCCAATACCTGA
- the mgrA gene encoding L-glyceraldehyde 3-phosphate reductase: protein MSWTPDSKRYDTMKYNRCGRSGLKLPAISLGLWHNFGNDTPHNVKQAICRQAFDLGITHFDLANNYGPPPGSAEEAFGEILRNDFKGYRDELIISSKAGYNMWPGPYGEWGSRKYVIASCDQSLKRLGLDYVDIFYSHRFDPDTPLEETMMALDQIVRSGRAQYIGLSSYNSHRTREAAAILEELGTPCLIHQPSYSMINRWIEEDGLIDALEDLGIGSIVFSPLAQGMLTDKYLKGVPEESRAAQGKSLNPDFLNERNIENIRALNEIASKRGQTLAQMAIAWVLRKGRITTALIGASKPRQVIDCVKSLDNLAFTDAELAEIDSYATDANVNLWAASAERKGPARK from the coding sequence ATGAGCTGGACACCGGATTCCAAGCGCTACGACACCATGAAATACAACCGTTGCGGCAGGAGCGGGCTCAAGCTGCCGGCCATTTCTCTTGGGTTGTGGCACAATTTCGGCAACGATACGCCGCACAACGTCAAGCAGGCGATCTGCCGTCAGGCCTTTGACCTCGGCATCACGCATTTTGATCTTGCCAATAATTATGGTCCGCCCCCGGGTTCTGCGGAAGAAGCATTCGGCGAGATTTTGCGCAATGATTTCAAAGGTTATCGCGATGAGCTGATCATCTCCTCCAAGGCGGGCTATAACATGTGGCCCGGGCCTTATGGCGAATGGGGCAGCCGCAAATACGTAATCGCGAGTTGCGATCAGAGCTTGAAGCGGCTGGGCCTCGACTATGTCGACATTTTCTATTCGCATCGTTTTGATCCCGATACGCCGCTCGAAGAAACGATGATGGCGCTGGACCAGATTGTGCGGTCCGGTCGGGCTCAATATATCGGCCTTTCATCCTACAACTCCCACCGCACCCGCGAGGCTGCAGCGATTCTCGAAGAGCTTGGCACGCCATGTCTTATCCATCAGCCAAGTTATTCGATGATCAATCGCTGGATTGAGGAAGACGGATTGATCGATGCGCTGGAAGATCTCGGCATCGGCTCCATCGTGTTCTCGCCATTGGCGCAAGGAATGCTGACTGACAAATATCTCAAGGGTGTACCCGAAGAGAGCCGTGCGGCGCAGGGCAAATCGCTTAATCCGGATTTCCTCAACGAGCGCAACATCGAAAACATTCGTGCACTCAATGAGATCGCTTCAAAACGCGGCCAGACACTCGCGCAAATGGCAATCGCGTGGGTGCTCAGGAAAGGCCGCATCACCACCGCACTGATTGGCGCCAGCAAGCCACGGCAGGTGATCGATTGCGTCAAGTCGCTCGATAATCTTGCATTCACAGACGCCGAGCTTGCCGAGATCGACAGCTATGCAACCGATGCGAACGTCAACCTTTGGGCAGCCTCGGCCGAACGCAAGGGCCCTGCACGCAAGTAA
- a CDS encoding Gfo/Idh/MocA family protein — translation MTAQKPVRVLVAGLGNMGRSHALAYHHNPGFEIVGLVNRSIVPLPEELGAYTIHSSFNEALAELKPDLVSINTYSDSHADYAVAAMEAGADVFVEKPLATTVADAERVVAAARKHGRKLVIGYILRHHPSWMRLIEEARKLGGPYVFRMNLNQQSSGATWETHKSLMKTTSPIVDCGVHYLDVMLQITDAKPVQVRGMGVRLTDEIDPDMYNYGHLQVLFDDKTVGWYEAGWGPMMSETAFFVKDVISPNGCVSIVMDQNAKSDDIDSHTKTSTIRLHSAKLGPDGRFAKPDELLSMAGEPGHQELCNLEQAFVLKAIHEDLDLDRHMQDAVRSLSVCLAADESVRTGEPVDL, via the coding sequence ATGACGGCTCAAAAGCCAGTGCGGGTTCTCGTGGCAGGGCTTGGCAATATGGGCCGCAGCCATGCGCTTGCCTATCACCACAACCCCGGTTTCGAGATCGTCGGGCTGGTCAATCGCTCCATCGTGCCCCTGCCGGAAGAGCTTGGTGCCTACACGATCCATTCCTCCTTCAACGAGGCACTCGCCGAGTTGAAGCCTGACCTCGTTTCCATCAATACGTATTCCGACAGCCATGCAGACTATGCGGTTGCTGCCATGGAAGCGGGTGCGGATGTCTTCGTCGAAAAGCCGCTGGCTACGACGGTTGCAGATGCGGAGCGGGTCGTCGCCGCCGCCAGGAAGCACGGCCGCAAGCTCGTGATAGGCTACATCCTGCGCCACCATCCGTCGTGGATGCGGCTTATCGAAGAGGCCCGCAAGCTTGGCGGTCCTTACGTTTTCCGCATGAACCTCAATCAGCAGTCGAGTGGGGCTACCTGGGAAACGCATAAATCGCTGATGAAGACTACGTCGCCGATCGTCGATTGTGGCGTTCACTATCTCGATGTCATGCTGCAGATCACCGACGCCAAGCCGGTTCAGGTGCGCGGCATGGGCGTGCGTCTCACCGATGAGATCGACCCGGACATGTATAACTACGGACACCTGCAAGTGCTGTTCGATGACAAGACGGTCGGCTGGTACGAGGCCGGGTGGGGTCCGATGATGTCGGAGACGGCGTTCTTCGTTAAGGATGTGATTTCGCCGAATGGTTGCGTTTCCATCGTCATGGACCAGAACGCCAAGTCCGATGACATCGATTCCCACACAAAAACTTCGACAATTCGTCTGCACTCGGCAAAGCTTGGACCGGATGGCCGCTTCGCAAAGCCCGACGAGCTCTTGAGCATGGCTGGTGAACCAGGACATCAGGAGCTCTGCAATCTGGAGCAGGCGTTTGTCCTCAAGGCTATTCACGAAGATCTCGACCTCGACCGACATATGCAGGACGCAGTCCGTTCGCTCAGTGTCTGCCTGGCAGCAGATGAAAGCGTGCGGACCGGCGAGCCGGTAGACCTATAA
- a CDS encoding alpha/beta hydrolase: MESSVRQLNRFRYVDAGNQTGAAAPLFLMHGSGGNENDLIPLVESVGPNRDYLSIRGAVEWEAGFAFFKRNDDRSLDYVDLSYQTSRLCEFLASALETGVLKSKPILLGFSNGAITAASILFRAPFLVAGAVLIRPLSPAPDDDFPELAGLPVFISAGEKDTRRSPDDVKLMTVQLEKCGADVTTYVLPTGHDLHDDEGKLIGDWLQSKFPFAG, translated from the coding sequence ATGGAAAGCTCCGTGCGCCAGCTGAACAGATTTCGCTATGTGGATGCCGGCAACCAGACTGGTGCTGCCGCCCCGCTGTTTCTCATGCACGGGAGCGGTGGCAACGAGAACGACCTGATTCCGCTTGTCGAAAGCGTAGGTCCGAATAGAGATTATCTTTCCATAAGGGGAGCTGTCGAATGGGAGGCGGGCTTCGCCTTCTTCAAAAGGAATGACGACAGGAGCCTCGATTACGTTGATCTGAGCTATCAAACGTCCCGTTTGTGCGAATTCTTGGCTTCCGCCTTGGAAACGGGCGTCTTAAAATCCAAGCCTATTCTCCTAGGTTTCTCCAATGGTGCGATCACTGCAGCATCGATCCTCTTTCGAGCACCGTTTCTTGTAGCTGGCGCGGTTCTGATCCGGCCACTTTCGCCAGCCCCCGACGATGATTTCCCTGAACTCGCTGGTCTGCCAGTATTCATTAGCGCGGGCGAAAAAGACACACGGCGCTCTCCGGACGATGTGAAGTTGATGACAGTCCAATTAGAAAAATGCGGCGCTGATGTCACAACCTACGTGCTTCCCACTGGTCATGATTTGCATGACGACGAAGGAAAATTGATAGGAGATTGGCTTCAGTCGAAGTTTCCCTTTGCTGGCTGA